Proteins encoded together in one Microbacterium sp. zg-Y625 window:
- the yidD gene encoding membrane protein insertion efficiency factor YidD translates to MSVSTLPTAFVGEGALHPDVLWRGIPLLPRNVGLTLLHAYRATISRVYGDVCKYYPSCSAYAVGSVQQHGLAKGTAMAAMRLARCHPWAAGGIDDVPSNPRFGHELTRHGFVVPSGKD, encoded by the coding sequence ATGAGTGTTTCGACCCTGCCGACGGCTTTCGTCGGCGAAGGGGCGCTTCACCCCGACGTGCTGTGGCGCGGCATCCCTCTTCTTCCGCGCAACGTGGGCCTTACCCTTCTGCACGCTTATCGCGCCACGATCTCGCGCGTCTATGGCGACGTCTGCAAGTACTACCCCTCGTGTTCGGCCTATGCCGTCGGCTCCGTGCAGCAGCACGGGCTTGCGAAAGGCACAGCGATGGCGGCGATGCGCTTGGCCCGTTGCCATCCCTGGGCCGCCGGTGGGATCGATGACGTACCGTCGAATCCACGCTTTGGCCATGAGCTGACTCGGCACGGATTCGTCGTGCCCTCCGGAAAGGACTGA